A single Equus quagga isolate Etosha38 chromosome 8, UCLA_HA_Equagga_1.0, whole genome shotgun sequence DNA region contains:
- the SMARCD3 gene encoding SWI/SNF-related matrix-associated actin-dependent regulator of chromatin subfamily D member 3 isoform X3, producing the protein MAADEVAGGARKATKSKLFEFLVHGVRPGMPSGARMPHQGAPMGPPGSPYMGSPAVRPGLAPAGMEPARKRAAPPPGQSQAQSQGQPVPTAPARSRSAKRRKMADKILPQRIRELVPESQAYMDLLAFERKLDQTIMRKRVDIQEALKRPMKQKRKLRLYISNTFNPAKPDAEDSDGSIASWELRVEGKLLDDVRPGPGLSKCPGPSKQKRKFSSFFKSLVIELDKDLYGPDNHLVEWHRTPTTQETDGFQVKRPGDLSVRCTLLLMLDYQPPQFKLDPRLARLLGLHTQSRSAIVQALWQYVKTNRLQDSHDKEYINGDKYFQQPFQDRRIQNCSYALFKHRRVVSLLLQIFDCPRLKFSEIPQRLTALLLPPDPIVINHVISVDPSDQKKTACYDIDVEVEEPLKGQMSSFLLSTANQQEISALDSKIHETIESINQLKIQRDFMLSFSRDPKGYIQDLLRSQSRDLKVMTDVAGNPEEERRAEFYHQPWSQEAVSRYFYCKIQQRRQELEQSLVVRNT; encoded by the exons ATGGCCGCGGACGAAGTTGCCGGAGGGGCGCGCAAAGCCACGAAAAGCAAACTTTTTGAGTTTCTGGTCCATGGGGTG CGCCCCGGGATGCCGTCTGGAGCCCGGATGCCCCACCAGGGGGCGCCCATGGGCCCCCCGGGCTCCCCGTACATGGGCAGCCCCGCCGTGCGACCCGGCCTGGCCCCCGCGGGCATGGAGCCCGCCCGCAAGCGAGCAGCGCCCCCGCCCGGCCAGAGCCAggcccagagccagggccagCCGGTGCCCACCGCCCCCGCGCGGAGCCGCAG tgccaagaggaggaagatggcTGACAAAATCCTCCCTCAAAGG ATCCGGGAGCTGGTCCCTGAGTCCCAGGCTTACATGGACCTCCTAGCATTTGAGAGGAAACTGGATCAAACCATCATGCGGAAGCGGGTGGACATCCAGGAGGCTCTGAAGAGGCCAATGAAG CAAAAGCGGAAGCTGCGTCTTTATATCTCCAATACTTTTAACCCTGCGAAGCCTGATGCTGAGGATTCTGATGGCAGCATAGCCTCCTGGGAGCTGCGGGTGGAGGGGAAGCTCCTGGATGACGTACGTCCTGGCCCAGGTCTCTCCAAGTGTCCTGGG CCGAGCAAGCAGAAGCGGAagttctcttccttctttaaGAGTTTGGTCATTGAGCTGGACAAAGACCTTTATGGCCCTGACAACCACCTAGTTGAG TGGCACCGGACGCCCACAACCCAGGAGACAGATGGGTTCCAGGTGAAGAGGCCAGGGGACCTGAGTGTGCGCTGCACACTGCTCCTCATGCTGGACTACCAG CCTCCCCAGTTCAAACTGGATCCCCGCCTGGCCCGGCTGCTGGGGTTGCACACACAGAGCCGCTCAGCCATCGTCCAGGCTCTGTGGCAGTACGTGAAGACCAACAGGCTGCAGGACTCGCATGACAAGGAATACATCAATGGGGACAAGTATTTCCAGCAG CCTTTCCAGGATAGAAGAATCCAGAACTGTAGTTATGCTCTTTTCAAGCACAGAAGAGTGGTCTCTCTCCTACTTCAGATTTTTGATTGTCCTCGGCTGAAGTTTTCTGAGATTCCCCAGCGCCTCACAGCTCTGCTATTGCCCCCTGACCCAATTGTCATCAACCACGTCATCAG CGTGGACCCGTCGGACCAGAAGAAGACGGCATGCTATGACATTGATGTGGAGGTAGAGGAGCCACTGAAGGGGCAGATGAGCAGCTTCCTCCTTTCCACAGCCAACCAGCAGGAAATCAGCGCTCTGGACAGTAAG ATCCATGAGACGATTGAGTCCATAAACCAGCTCAAGATCCAGAGGGACTTCATGCTAAGCTTCTCCAGAGACCCCAAAGGCTACATCCAAGACCTGCTCCGCTCCCAGAGCCGGGACCTCAAG GTGATGACAGATGTGGCAGGCAACCCCGAGGAGGAGCGCCGGGCTGAGTTCTACCACCAGCCCTGGTCCCAGGAAGCTGTCAGCCGCTACTTCTACTGCAAG ATCCAGCAGCgcaggcaggagctggagcagtCACTGGTTGTGCGCAACACCTAG
- the SMARCD3 gene encoding SWI/SNF-related matrix-associated actin-dependent regulator of chromatin subfamily D member 3 isoform X7 → MAADEVAGGARKATKSKLFEFLVHGVRPGMPSGARMPHQGAPMGPPGSPYMGSPAVRPGLAPAGMEPARKRAAPPPGQSQAQSQGQPVPTAPARSRSAKRRKMADKILPQRIRELVPESQAYMDLLAFERKLDQTIMRKRVDIQEALKRPMKQKRKLRLYISNTFNPAKPDAEDSDGSIASWELRVEGKLLDDPSKQKRKFSSFFKSLVIELDKDLYGPDNHLVEWHRTPTTQETDGFQVKRPGDLSVRCTLLLMLDYQPPQFKLDPRLARLLGLHTQSRSAIVQALWQYVKTNRLQDSHDKEYINGDKYFQQIFDCPRLKFSEIPQRLTALLLPPDPIVINHVISVDPSDQKKTACYDIDVEVEEPLKGQMSSFLLSTANQQEISALDSKIHETIESINQLKIQRDFMLSFSRDPKGYIQDLLRSQSRDLKVMTDVAGNPEEERRAEFYHQPWSQEAVSRYFYCKIQQRRQELEQSLVVRNT, encoded by the exons ATGGCCGCGGACGAAGTTGCCGGAGGGGCGCGCAAAGCCACGAAAAGCAAACTTTTTGAGTTTCTGGTCCATGGGGTG CGCCCCGGGATGCCGTCTGGAGCCCGGATGCCCCACCAGGGGGCGCCCATGGGCCCCCCGGGCTCCCCGTACATGGGCAGCCCCGCCGTGCGACCCGGCCTGGCCCCCGCGGGCATGGAGCCCGCCCGCAAGCGAGCAGCGCCCCCGCCCGGCCAGAGCCAggcccagagccagggccagCCGGTGCCCACCGCCCCCGCGCGGAGCCGCAG tgccaagaggaggaagatggcTGACAAAATCCTCCCTCAAAGG ATCCGGGAGCTGGTCCCTGAGTCCCAGGCTTACATGGACCTCCTAGCATTTGAGAGGAAACTGGATCAAACCATCATGCGGAAGCGGGTGGACATCCAGGAGGCTCTGAAGAGGCCAATGAAG CAAAAGCGGAAGCTGCGTCTTTATATCTCCAATACTTTTAACCCTGCGAAGCCTGATGCTGAGGATTCTGATGGCAGCATAGCCTCCTGGGAGCTGCGGGTGGAGGGGAAGCTCCTGGATGAC CCGAGCAAGCAGAAGCGGAagttctcttccttctttaaGAGTTTGGTCATTGAGCTGGACAAAGACCTTTATGGCCCTGACAACCACCTAGTTGAG TGGCACCGGACGCCCACAACCCAGGAGACAGATGGGTTCCAGGTGAAGAGGCCAGGGGACCTGAGTGTGCGCTGCACACTGCTCCTCATGCTGGACTACCAG CCTCCCCAGTTCAAACTGGATCCCCGCCTGGCCCGGCTGCTGGGGTTGCACACACAGAGCCGCTCAGCCATCGTCCAGGCTCTGTGGCAGTACGTGAAGACCAACAGGCTGCAGGACTCGCATGACAAGGAATACATCAATGGGGACAAGTATTTCCAGCAG ATTTTTGATTGTCCTCGGCTGAAGTTTTCTGAGATTCCCCAGCGCCTCACAGCTCTGCTATTGCCCCCTGACCCAATTGTCATCAACCACGTCATCAG CGTGGACCCGTCGGACCAGAAGAAGACGGCATGCTATGACATTGATGTGGAGGTAGAGGAGCCACTGAAGGGGCAGATGAGCAGCTTCCTCCTTTCCACAGCCAACCAGCAGGAAATCAGCGCTCTGGACAGTAAG ATCCATGAGACGATTGAGTCCATAAACCAGCTCAAGATCCAGAGGGACTTCATGCTAAGCTTCTCCAGAGACCCCAAAGGCTACATCCAAGACCTGCTCCGCTCCCAGAGCCGGGACCTCAAG GTGATGACAGATGTGGCAGGCAACCCCGAGGAGGAGCGCCGGGCTGAGTTCTACCACCAGCCCTGGTCCCAGGAAGCTGTCAGCCGCTACTTCTACTGCAAG ATCCAGCAGCgcaggcaggagctggagcagtCACTGGTTGTGCGCAACACCTAG
- the SMARCD3 gene encoding SWI/SNF-related matrix-associated actin-dependent regulator of chromatin subfamily D member 3 isoform X5: MAADEVAGGARKATKSKLFEFLVHGVRPGMPSGARMPHQGAPMGPPGSPYMGSPAVRPGLAPAGMEPARKRAAPPPGQSQAQSQGQPVPTAPARSRSAKRRKMADKILPQRIRELVPESQAYMDLLAFERKLDQTIMRKRVDIQEALKRPMKQKRKLRLYISNTFNPAKPDAEDSDGSIASWELRVEGKLLDDVRPGPAPPTPNSFCPHGPCSAPTVPVPLPQPSKQKRKFSSFFKSLVIELDKDLYGPDNHLVEWHRTPTTQETDGFQVKRPGDLSVRCTLLLMLDYQPPQFKLDPRLARLLGLHTQSRSAIVQALWQYVKTNRLQDSHDKEYINGDKYFQQIFDCPRLKFSEIPQRLTALLLPPDPIVINHVISVDPSDQKKTACYDIDVEVEEPLKGQMSSFLLSTANQQEISALDSKIHETIESINQLKIQRDFMLSFSRDPKGYIQDLLRSQSRDLKVMTDVAGNPEEERRAEFYHQPWSQEAVSRYFYCKIQQRRQELEQSLVVRNT, encoded by the exons ATGGCCGCGGACGAAGTTGCCGGAGGGGCGCGCAAAGCCACGAAAAGCAAACTTTTTGAGTTTCTGGTCCATGGGGTG CGCCCCGGGATGCCGTCTGGAGCCCGGATGCCCCACCAGGGGGCGCCCATGGGCCCCCCGGGCTCCCCGTACATGGGCAGCCCCGCCGTGCGACCCGGCCTGGCCCCCGCGGGCATGGAGCCCGCCCGCAAGCGAGCAGCGCCCCCGCCCGGCCAGAGCCAggcccagagccagggccagCCGGTGCCCACCGCCCCCGCGCGGAGCCGCAG tgccaagaggaggaagatggcTGACAAAATCCTCCCTCAAAGG ATCCGGGAGCTGGTCCCTGAGTCCCAGGCTTACATGGACCTCCTAGCATTTGAGAGGAAACTGGATCAAACCATCATGCGGAAGCGGGTGGACATCCAGGAGGCTCTGAAGAGGCCAATGAAG CAAAAGCGGAAGCTGCGTCTTTATATCTCCAATACTTTTAACCCTGCGAAGCCTGATGCTGAGGATTCTGATGGCAGCATAGCCTCCTGGGAGCTGCGGGTGGAGGGGAAGCTCCTGGATGACGTACGTCCTGGCCCAG ccccacccactcccaaTTCATTCTGCCCCCATGGTCCCTGTTCTGCCCCCACGGTCCCTGTTCCTCTCCCACAGCCGAGCAAGCAGAAGCGGAagttctcttccttctttaaGAGTTTGGTCATTGAGCTGGACAAAGACCTTTATGGCCCTGACAACCACCTAGTTGAG TGGCACCGGACGCCCACAACCCAGGAGACAGATGGGTTCCAGGTGAAGAGGCCAGGGGACCTGAGTGTGCGCTGCACACTGCTCCTCATGCTGGACTACCAG CCTCCCCAGTTCAAACTGGATCCCCGCCTGGCCCGGCTGCTGGGGTTGCACACACAGAGCCGCTCAGCCATCGTCCAGGCTCTGTGGCAGTACGTGAAGACCAACAGGCTGCAGGACTCGCATGACAAGGAATACATCAATGGGGACAAGTATTTCCAGCAG ATTTTTGATTGTCCTCGGCTGAAGTTTTCTGAGATTCCCCAGCGCCTCACAGCTCTGCTATTGCCCCCTGACCCAATTGTCATCAACCACGTCATCAG CGTGGACCCGTCGGACCAGAAGAAGACGGCATGCTATGACATTGATGTGGAGGTAGAGGAGCCACTGAAGGGGCAGATGAGCAGCTTCCTCCTTTCCACAGCCAACCAGCAGGAAATCAGCGCTCTGGACAGTAAG ATCCATGAGACGATTGAGTCCATAAACCAGCTCAAGATCCAGAGGGACTTCATGCTAAGCTTCTCCAGAGACCCCAAAGGCTACATCCAAGACCTGCTCCGCTCCCAGAGCCGGGACCTCAAG GTGATGACAGATGTGGCAGGCAACCCCGAGGAGGAGCGCCGGGCTGAGTTCTACCACCAGCCCTGGTCCCAGGAAGCTGTCAGCCGCTACTTCTACTGCAAG ATCCAGCAGCgcaggcaggagctggagcagtCACTGGTTGTGCGCAACACCTAG
- the SMARCD3 gene encoding SWI/SNF-related matrix-associated actin-dependent regulator of chromatin subfamily D member 3 isoform X4 yields the protein MAADEVAGGARKATKSKLFEFLVHGVRPGMPSGARMPHQGAPMGPPGSPYMGSPAVRPGLAPAGMEPARKRAAPPPGQSQAQSQGQPVPTAPARSRSAKRRKMADKILPQRIRELVPESQAYMDLLAFERKLDQTIMRKRVDIQEALKRPMKQKRKLRLYISNTFNPAKPDAEDSDGSIASWELRVEGKLLDDVRPGPVPVPLPQPSKQKRKFSSFFKSLVIELDKDLYGPDNHLVEWHRTPTTQETDGFQVKRPGDLSVRCTLLLMLDYQPPQFKLDPRLARLLGLHTQSRSAIVQALWQYVKTNRLQDSHDKEYINGDKYFQQPFQDRRIQNCSYALFKHRRVVSLLLQIFDCPRLKFSEIPQRLTALLLPPDPIVINHVISVDPSDQKKTACYDIDVEVEEPLKGQMSSFLLSTANQQEISALDSKIHETIESINQLKIQRDFMLSFSRDPKGYIQDLLRSQSRDLKVMTDVAGNPEEERRAEFYHQPWSQEAVSRYFYCKIQQRRQELEQSLVVRNT from the exons ATGGCCGCGGACGAAGTTGCCGGAGGGGCGCGCAAAGCCACGAAAAGCAAACTTTTTGAGTTTCTGGTCCATGGGGTG CGCCCCGGGATGCCGTCTGGAGCCCGGATGCCCCACCAGGGGGCGCCCATGGGCCCCCCGGGCTCCCCGTACATGGGCAGCCCCGCCGTGCGACCCGGCCTGGCCCCCGCGGGCATGGAGCCCGCCCGCAAGCGAGCAGCGCCCCCGCCCGGCCAGAGCCAggcccagagccagggccagCCGGTGCCCACCGCCCCCGCGCGGAGCCGCAG tgccaagaggaggaagatggcTGACAAAATCCTCCCTCAAAGG ATCCGGGAGCTGGTCCCTGAGTCCCAGGCTTACATGGACCTCCTAGCATTTGAGAGGAAACTGGATCAAACCATCATGCGGAAGCGGGTGGACATCCAGGAGGCTCTGAAGAGGCCAATGAAG CAAAAGCGGAAGCTGCGTCTTTATATCTCCAATACTTTTAACCCTGCGAAGCCTGATGCTGAGGATTCTGATGGCAGCATAGCCTCCTGGGAGCTGCGGGTGGAGGGGAAGCTCCTGGATGACGTACGTCCTGGCCCAG TCCCTGTTCCTCTCCCACAGCCGAGCAAGCAGAAGCGGAagttctcttccttctttaaGAGTTTGGTCATTGAGCTGGACAAAGACCTTTATGGCCCTGACAACCACCTAGTTGAG TGGCACCGGACGCCCACAACCCAGGAGACAGATGGGTTCCAGGTGAAGAGGCCAGGGGACCTGAGTGTGCGCTGCACACTGCTCCTCATGCTGGACTACCAG CCTCCCCAGTTCAAACTGGATCCCCGCCTGGCCCGGCTGCTGGGGTTGCACACACAGAGCCGCTCAGCCATCGTCCAGGCTCTGTGGCAGTACGTGAAGACCAACAGGCTGCAGGACTCGCATGACAAGGAATACATCAATGGGGACAAGTATTTCCAGCAG CCTTTCCAGGATAGAAGAATCCAGAACTGTAGTTATGCTCTTTTCAAGCACAGAAGAGTGGTCTCTCTCCTACTTCAGATTTTTGATTGTCCTCGGCTGAAGTTTTCTGAGATTCCCCAGCGCCTCACAGCTCTGCTATTGCCCCCTGACCCAATTGTCATCAACCACGTCATCAG CGTGGACCCGTCGGACCAGAAGAAGACGGCATGCTATGACATTGATGTGGAGGTAGAGGAGCCACTGAAGGGGCAGATGAGCAGCTTCCTCCTTTCCACAGCCAACCAGCAGGAAATCAGCGCTCTGGACAGTAAG ATCCATGAGACGATTGAGTCCATAAACCAGCTCAAGATCCAGAGGGACTTCATGCTAAGCTTCTCCAGAGACCCCAAAGGCTACATCCAAGACCTGCTCCGCTCCCAGAGCCGGGACCTCAAG GTGATGACAGATGTGGCAGGCAACCCCGAGGAGGAGCGCCGGGCTGAGTTCTACCACCAGCCCTGGTCCCAGGAAGCTGTCAGCCGCTACTTCTACTGCAAG ATCCAGCAGCgcaggcaggagctggagcagtCACTGGTTGTGCGCAACACCTAG
- the SMARCD3 gene encoding SWI/SNF-related matrix-associated actin-dependent regulator of chromatin subfamily D member 3 isoform X6 — protein sequence MAADEVAGGARKATKSKLFEFLVHGVRPGMPSGARMPHQGAPMGPPGSPYMGSPAVRPGLAPAGMEPARKRAAPPPGQSQAQSQGQPVPTAPARSRSAKRRKMADKILPQRIRELVPESQAYMDLLAFERKLDQTIMRKRVDIQEALKRPMKQKRKLRLYISNTFNPAKPDAEDSDGSIASWELRVEGKLLDDPSKQKRKFSSFFKSLVIELDKDLYGPDNHLVEWHRTPTTQETDGFQVKRPGDLSVRCTLLLMLDYQPPQFKLDPRLARLLGLHTQSRSAIVQALWQYVKTNRLQDSHDKEYINGDKYFQQPFQDRRIQNCSYALFKHRRVVSLLLQIFDCPRLKFSEIPQRLTALLLPPDPIVINHVISVDPSDQKKTACYDIDVEVEEPLKGQMSSFLLSTANQQEISALDSKIHETIESINQLKIQRDFMLSFSRDPKGYIQDLLRSQSRDLKVMTDVAGNPEEERRAEFYHQPWSQEAVSRYFYCKIQQRRQELEQSLVVRNT from the exons ATGGCCGCGGACGAAGTTGCCGGAGGGGCGCGCAAAGCCACGAAAAGCAAACTTTTTGAGTTTCTGGTCCATGGGGTG CGCCCCGGGATGCCGTCTGGAGCCCGGATGCCCCACCAGGGGGCGCCCATGGGCCCCCCGGGCTCCCCGTACATGGGCAGCCCCGCCGTGCGACCCGGCCTGGCCCCCGCGGGCATGGAGCCCGCCCGCAAGCGAGCAGCGCCCCCGCCCGGCCAGAGCCAggcccagagccagggccagCCGGTGCCCACCGCCCCCGCGCGGAGCCGCAG tgccaagaggaggaagatggcTGACAAAATCCTCCCTCAAAGG ATCCGGGAGCTGGTCCCTGAGTCCCAGGCTTACATGGACCTCCTAGCATTTGAGAGGAAACTGGATCAAACCATCATGCGGAAGCGGGTGGACATCCAGGAGGCTCTGAAGAGGCCAATGAAG CAAAAGCGGAAGCTGCGTCTTTATATCTCCAATACTTTTAACCCTGCGAAGCCTGATGCTGAGGATTCTGATGGCAGCATAGCCTCCTGGGAGCTGCGGGTGGAGGGGAAGCTCCTGGATGAC CCGAGCAAGCAGAAGCGGAagttctcttccttctttaaGAGTTTGGTCATTGAGCTGGACAAAGACCTTTATGGCCCTGACAACCACCTAGTTGAG TGGCACCGGACGCCCACAACCCAGGAGACAGATGGGTTCCAGGTGAAGAGGCCAGGGGACCTGAGTGTGCGCTGCACACTGCTCCTCATGCTGGACTACCAG CCTCCCCAGTTCAAACTGGATCCCCGCCTGGCCCGGCTGCTGGGGTTGCACACACAGAGCCGCTCAGCCATCGTCCAGGCTCTGTGGCAGTACGTGAAGACCAACAGGCTGCAGGACTCGCATGACAAGGAATACATCAATGGGGACAAGTATTTCCAGCAG CCTTTCCAGGATAGAAGAATCCAGAACTGTAGTTATGCTCTTTTCAAGCACAGAAGAGTGGTCTCTCTCCTACTTCAGATTTTTGATTGTCCTCGGCTGAAGTTTTCTGAGATTCCCCAGCGCCTCACAGCTCTGCTATTGCCCCCTGACCCAATTGTCATCAACCACGTCATCAG CGTGGACCCGTCGGACCAGAAGAAGACGGCATGCTATGACATTGATGTGGAGGTAGAGGAGCCACTGAAGGGGCAGATGAGCAGCTTCCTCCTTTCCACAGCCAACCAGCAGGAAATCAGCGCTCTGGACAGTAAG ATCCATGAGACGATTGAGTCCATAAACCAGCTCAAGATCCAGAGGGACTTCATGCTAAGCTTCTCCAGAGACCCCAAAGGCTACATCCAAGACCTGCTCCGCTCCCAGAGCCGGGACCTCAAG GTGATGACAGATGTGGCAGGCAACCCCGAGGAGGAGCGCCGGGCTGAGTTCTACCACCAGCCCTGGTCCCAGGAAGCTGTCAGCCGCTACTTCTACTGCAAG ATCCAGCAGCgcaggcaggagctggagcagtCACTGGTTGTGCGCAACACCTAG
- the SMARCD3 gene encoding SWI/SNF-related matrix-associated actin-dependent regulator of chromatin subfamily D member 3 isoform X1, translated as MAADEVAGGARKATKSKLFEFLVHGVRPGMPSGARMPHQGAPMGPPGSPYMGSPAVRPGLAPAGMEPARKRAAPPPGQSQAQSQGQPVPTAPARSRSAKRRKMADKILPQRIRELVPESQAYMDLLAFERKLDQTIMRKRVDIQEALKRPMKQKRKLRLYISNTFNPAKPDAEDSDGSIASWELRVEGKLLDDVRPGPAPPTPNSFCPHGPCSAPTVPVPLPQPSKQKRKFSSFFKSLVIELDKDLYGPDNHLVEWHRTPTTQETDGFQVKRPGDLSVRCTLLLMLDYQPPQFKLDPRLARLLGLHTQSRSAIVQALWQYVKTNRLQDSHDKEYINGDKYFQQPFQDRRIQNCSYALFKHRRVVSLLLQIFDCPRLKFSEIPQRLTALLLPPDPIVINHVISVDPSDQKKTACYDIDVEVEEPLKGQMSSFLLSTANQQEISALDSKIHETIESINQLKIQRDFMLSFSRDPKGYIQDLLRSQSRDLKVMTDVAGNPEEERRAEFYHQPWSQEAVSRYFYCKIQQRRQELEQSLVVRNT; from the exons ATGGCCGCGGACGAAGTTGCCGGAGGGGCGCGCAAAGCCACGAAAAGCAAACTTTTTGAGTTTCTGGTCCATGGGGTG CGCCCCGGGATGCCGTCTGGAGCCCGGATGCCCCACCAGGGGGCGCCCATGGGCCCCCCGGGCTCCCCGTACATGGGCAGCCCCGCCGTGCGACCCGGCCTGGCCCCCGCGGGCATGGAGCCCGCCCGCAAGCGAGCAGCGCCCCCGCCCGGCCAGAGCCAggcccagagccagggccagCCGGTGCCCACCGCCCCCGCGCGGAGCCGCAG tgccaagaggaggaagatggcTGACAAAATCCTCCCTCAAAGG ATCCGGGAGCTGGTCCCTGAGTCCCAGGCTTACATGGACCTCCTAGCATTTGAGAGGAAACTGGATCAAACCATCATGCGGAAGCGGGTGGACATCCAGGAGGCTCTGAAGAGGCCAATGAAG CAAAAGCGGAAGCTGCGTCTTTATATCTCCAATACTTTTAACCCTGCGAAGCCTGATGCTGAGGATTCTGATGGCAGCATAGCCTCCTGGGAGCTGCGGGTGGAGGGGAAGCTCCTGGATGACGTACGTCCTGGCCCAG ccccacccactcccaaTTCATTCTGCCCCCATGGTCCCTGTTCTGCCCCCACGGTCCCTGTTCCTCTCCCACAGCCGAGCAAGCAGAAGCGGAagttctcttccttctttaaGAGTTTGGTCATTGAGCTGGACAAAGACCTTTATGGCCCTGACAACCACCTAGTTGAG TGGCACCGGACGCCCACAACCCAGGAGACAGATGGGTTCCAGGTGAAGAGGCCAGGGGACCTGAGTGTGCGCTGCACACTGCTCCTCATGCTGGACTACCAG CCTCCCCAGTTCAAACTGGATCCCCGCCTGGCCCGGCTGCTGGGGTTGCACACACAGAGCCGCTCAGCCATCGTCCAGGCTCTGTGGCAGTACGTGAAGACCAACAGGCTGCAGGACTCGCATGACAAGGAATACATCAATGGGGACAAGTATTTCCAGCAG CCTTTCCAGGATAGAAGAATCCAGAACTGTAGTTATGCTCTTTTCAAGCACAGAAGAGTGGTCTCTCTCCTACTTCAGATTTTTGATTGTCCTCGGCTGAAGTTTTCTGAGATTCCCCAGCGCCTCACAGCTCTGCTATTGCCCCCTGACCCAATTGTCATCAACCACGTCATCAG CGTGGACCCGTCGGACCAGAAGAAGACGGCATGCTATGACATTGATGTGGAGGTAGAGGAGCCACTGAAGGGGCAGATGAGCAGCTTCCTCCTTTCCACAGCCAACCAGCAGGAAATCAGCGCTCTGGACAGTAAG ATCCATGAGACGATTGAGTCCATAAACCAGCTCAAGATCCAGAGGGACTTCATGCTAAGCTTCTCCAGAGACCCCAAAGGCTACATCCAAGACCTGCTCCGCTCCCAGAGCCGGGACCTCAAG GTGATGACAGATGTGGCAGGCAACCCCGAGGAGGAGCGCCGGGCTGAGTTCTACCACCAGCCCTGGTCCCAGGAAGCTGTCAGCCGCTACTTCTACTGCAAG ATCCAGCAGCgcaggcaggagctggagcagtCACTGGTTGTGCGCAACACCTAG